From the Ignavibacteriales bacterium genome, the window TTGTGGGCTGGCTGTCAAATGATGACCTGAGAATCCCTATAAAAGCCAATTTTAACGTACAAATAGGCAGTATTTCTCTGGAATTATACTCCTATAAGCGAAAAGGTTGGAACCCACCGAAGTTTGAGAAGTAAAATAGGTAATAAATAATTGCTTTGAATAATTTCCGTTTATTATCTAAATTACAGCCATAAATCAACCTAAAGCATGACTAAATTAACTGCAAACCTATCAGCAACGCTGCTTATCCTATTATTGTCCGTTGGAGCCACTTTTTCTCAGGATGCACAGGAAATAATAAAGAAGACGCAGGAAACATACAGCGGTTTAGATAACGCAAAAGCTACTTTTTCTCAAACTACTAAATACAGTTCAGGAAAGTCTGAAAATTCATCAGGTACTTTATATGTAAAAGGTGATGATATGTACAGGATAGAAACCAGCGGAAGAGTTGTAGTAACCGATGGCAAAACATCATGGTCATATTCTCCTAAGAAGAAACAGGTTGTAATAGACAATTATAAGGATGATAAATACACTTTTTCACCTAATAAATTCCTTTTTGATTATCCGAAAGAGTTCTATTCAGACCTCGAAGGTGAAGCAAATCTGAAGGGATTTGACTGTTTCGTGCTTAAACTTACCCCAAGGAACAAAGGAACGGTAAAATCTGCAAAAATATGGATAGATAAGAATGATTACATTATCAGGAAGATCACTATTAGTGATAGTAACGGATCGACAACATATACATTGAATAAAATAACATTTAATCCCGGTATCAGCTCATCAAAGTTTACGTTTGAGACTCCAAACGGAGTGGACGTTATCGATCTCAGGTAATGGATCGTTTACAATTTTATAAAAGTTTGTATGATCAGGAGTTTGAAAAATTAAAAGAATTTCAAAACTCATTAAATATTCCACTTGCAATTATTGTGGTTATAGCTACGGGAATATATAGCATTCTAACTACTTTTCATTATGATAATTTTAATTGTAATTCTATAATTTTTCTTGTATTGTGTTCAATATCTATTTTATTCTTAATTTGGTGTATGTATTATTTTTTAAGAATATTTGCATTTTCACTAAAAGAAGATTCGAAGTATAGGTATATTGAGTTTACTGATAATTTGGAGAACAATTATAAAGATCTAAGACAGTATTATATGGCAATGAGTCCTCCTAATCCTCAACAAGCTTTAATAGATTATGAGAATTCATTATTGGAAAATCTTGCTCTGACCTGCGGTGCGAATGCTAGATTTAATATTAGAAAAGCGGCCTTATTGCAAAGAGGAAAGGAACTTTTAAGTCTATCTTTAGTTTTTATTATTGGTGCTTTTATACCTTATTTTATTAACTTTTTTTACCATATAAAGGGATAAATTATGAAAACAGTTGGAAAGCCACCAGCATTTAATTTTACAAAAAGTTTCTCTGATGTAGATTTACCAAAAATTTTACCAACAGCTAACAGTTTGAATACGGAAATCAAAAAGATTTTAGGTGAAAATAAATCAGGATTAAAAATTAATAAATTGCAAGAAATAATTCAGAATATTTTAAGATCGTATGATGTTACCGGATTCGCGGTTTACAGTGAGATAAGGGATATGATAGCCGAAGGGTCATTAGAAATTGATAATGATGAATTGAATAATGACTCTATAATAAGATTAATTTAAGTAGATATTACATTATAAACTGATTTTTAAAAAGTTAAGTGCTAAATTGGTGCTTAACTTTTTTTGTTTATATATACGGTGGCTATAATTGTCAGATAAGACTAAAAACATACTTAAGTTCGTAATCTTTTCGGTAGTGATCGTCTTGCTGATGTACCTGGCATTTAAAGACGTAAATTTCAATGAACTCCTCACCCAGCTTAAAGAAGCAAACTACTTCATCGCATTAGCGGCGGCGCTGATAGGTGTTGTGATCGGCGGTATTATCAGGGCTTACCGGTGGAAATTTTTCCTTGAACCAATAAAAAAGGACATCCACTTCCGAAATCTCTTTTCATCCATGATGATCGGCTACATGATGAACAGCATTGTACCGAAATCGGGAGAAGTGTCCCGCCCGGTAGTATTCGCAAAGCAGGAGGATGTATCACGCGCGGCTTCATTCGGAACAATAATTGCGGAGCGCATTTTTGACATGCTTTCTTTATTTGTGTCGTTCGGTTTCTGTCTGTTTTATTTTAAAGACAGCATCTTCGACGCGTTTGGGAATGACTTCGAGCAGTATGCGCTGTACGGTTCAATAATTGTGATGGTTGTTGTTATCGTCATTATCCTGATGATAATGAATCTCGAAAAGACGGAATATCTGATAGAGAAATACCTGGTACGCTTTTTGCCACAGAAGATACAGGCAAAGGTGAAGGACATCCTAGTATCCATGATAAACGGCTTTCTATTTATAAAATATCCTAAGAACTACCTTATCATATTTGTTCTTTCGGTTTTATTGTGGACGAGTTATGTGCTATCTACGTATGTAATGTTTTTCGCTTTCGGTATAGATCTGAATTTCCTCGATGCAAACCTGGTGCTTACGATAATAACGTTTACGCTTGTTCTCCCGTTGCCTGGAAACTCTGCCGGTGCATTCCATGTGGTTTGTACGACGGTACTGGTGAGTATATATCATCTTAATAAGGAAGTTTCGCTGAGCTATGCAACGGTTAGTCATTTACTCAATTTTGTTCTGCTGGTTGCTATAGGGTTTTACTATTCCATCAAGGAAAATATCAAGATCAAC encodes:
- a CDS encoding flippase-like domain-containing protein, which produces MSDKTKNILKFVIFSVVIVLLMYLAFKDVNFNELLTQLKEANYFIALAAALIGVVIGGIIRAYRWKFFLEPIKKDIHFRNLFSSMMIGYMMNSIVPKSGEVSRPVVFAKQEDVSRAASFGTIIAERIFDMLSLFVSFGFCLFYFKDSIFDAFGNDFEQYALYGSIIVMVVVIVIILMIMNLEKTEYLIEKYLVRFLPQKIQAKVKDILVSMINGFLFIKYPKNYLIIFVLSVLLWTSYVLSTYVMFFAFGIDLNFLDANLVLTIITFTLVLPLPGNSAGAFHVVCTTVLVSIYHLNKEVSLSYATVSHLLNFVLLVAIGFYYSIKENIKINLKYDKVETT
- the lolA gene encoding outer membrane lipoprotein chaperone LolA, with product MTKLTANLSATLLILLLSVGATFSQDAQEIIKKTQETYSGLDNAKATFSQTTKYSSGKSENSSGTLYVKGDDMYRIETSGRVVVTDGKTSWSYSPKKKQVVIDNYKDDKYTFSPNKFLFDYPKEFYSDLEGEANLKGFDCFVLKLTPRNKGTVKSAKIWIDKNDYIIRKITISDSNGSTTYTLNKITFNPGISSSKFTFETPNGVDVIDLR